A window of the Gammaproteobacteria bacterium genome harbors these coding sequences:
- the pdxJ gene encoding pyridoxine 5'-phosphate synthase, producing the protein MTILLGVNVDHVATLRQARGTAYPDPVEAARQALYSGADYITVHLREDRRHIQDRDVARLIGMPDVRVNLEMAATEEMLALAEQWRPEDCCLVPERRQELTTEGGLDVRAQAETLGGACARLADAGVRVSLFVDPDEAQLRAAAEAGAPVVELHTGVYADAANASARAEELARVSRAATVAAGLGLVVNAGHGLHYENTAAVAAIGEIAELNIGHAIVAQAIFDGFPGAVRRMKDLMEAARGQEQARGRRR; encoded by the coding sequence GTGACGATTCTTCTTGGAGTGAATGTCGATCACGTGGCTACCTTGCGCCAGGCGCGGGGAACCGCGTACCCCGATCCGGTGGAGGCCGCGCGGCAGGCGCTGTATTCCGGCGCCGACTACATTACCGTGCATTTGCGCGAGGATCGGCGCCACATCCAGGACCGCGATGTTGCGCGCCTGATCGGGATGCCGGACGTGCGCGTGAACCTGGAGATGGCCGCCACGGAGGAAATGCTGGCGCTCGCCGAGCAATGGCGTCCCGAGGATTGCTGCCTGGTGCCCGAGCGGCGCCAGGAACTCACGACCGAGGGCGGGCTGGACGTTCGCGCGCAGGCCGAAACGCTTGGCGGCGCCTGCGCACGCCTGGCGGACGCCGGGGTGCGGGTATCGCTGTTCGTCGATCCGGACGAGGCGCAGTTGCGTGCAGCGGCCGAAGCCGGAGCGCCGGTGGTCGAGTTGCACACGGGCGTTTATGCGGACGCCGCCAACGCGTCGGCCCGGGCGGAGGAACTGGCGCGTGTCAGCCGCGCCGCAACGGTCGCGGCGGGGCTGGGACTGGTGGTTAACGCCGGGCACGGCCTGCATTACGAAAATACGGCCGCGGTGGCGGCGATTGGGGAGATTGCCGAACTCAATATCGGTCATGCTATCGTTGCCCAGGCGATATTTGATGGTTTCCCCGGGGCCGTAAGGCGAATGAAGGACCTTATGGAAGCGGCCCGCGGGCAGGAGCAGGCAAGGGGGCGGCGACGATGA
- a CDS encoding L,D-transpeptidase translates to MAAEVLIGISRQTLQLLEGGKVVGRWPVSTSRYGPGELTDSMGTPRGRHRIRACIGDGQPSGAVFVGRRATGEIYSEELARQHPGRDWVLSRILWLCGEQPGYNRHGRVDSMRRYIYIHGTPDSEPMGVPRSHGCVRMRNADVIALFDRVGPGCRVDIQP, encoded by the coding sequence ATGGCGGCTGAAGTCCTCATCGGCATATCGCGGCAAACCCTGCAGCTCCTCGAGGGCGGCAAGGTTGTCGGTCGATGGCCCGTATCCACGTCCCGTTACGGTCCCGGAGAACTGACCGACAGCATGGGAACGCCCCGCGGCCGGCATCGCATCCGGGCCTGCATCGGGGACGGGCAGCCGTCGGGCGCGGTGTTCGTGGGACGTCGCGCAACCGGCGAAATCTACTCCGAGGAACTGGCCAGGCAGCACCCCGGGAGGGACTGGGTGCTCAGCCGAATCCTGTGGCTGTGCGGCGAACAGCCCGGGTATAACCGGCACGGCCGCGTGGACAGCATGCGCCGCTACATCTACATTCACGGCACGCCCGATTCGGAACCGATGGGCGTGCCGCGCTCGCACGGCTGCGTGAGGATGCGCAATGCCGACGTAATCGCGCTGTTCGATCGTGTCGGCCCCGGCTGCCGCGTCGACATCCAGCCGTAG
- the mfd gene encoding transcription-repair coupling factor, whose product MKETKRLRVGARRYRQAMASARGRIIATLSHEPLVLPRDVRLHNARRMKDERAPAAALSAIRPIVWPDGRDVVLQLHGVSAGAAPLVCAGLIDAGVSPCVLVVTPEPGRVEQFMQQVAWLRGRDEGVAFLPDRETLAYDLFSPHPEITSRRLETLSGLLVHEAPQTARTLFVAAPTLLDRLPPRAQLRQWLGVSCRTGQELDPEDLRRRLDEAAYLRVPLVNEPGEYAVRGALLDIFPSGSPAPVRIEFFDREVESIRRFNPASQRSTGKLDSFSLLPARELPLDSDSIDGFRERFRRRFPENPARAEVFRKLGEGVAPQGAENYLPLFFERTETLWDYLPSDSAVVLLPGVETALESEWEAIMDRYRQRDGDLEQPCLPPEELFAPPDLHKTAVAGLRSVHCRPESLADIAVRAGAQDVSARPAPMVPLTRSDEHTSLEAYAQAPGRRILLAAETAGQRELVRELLRGRQLKAQDVASWSDFLASNAPLCLAESPLDHGIVLHDELTVLTERELFGRQRPLTRRRRRGQPPPEAILQSLADLVPGAPVVHEDHGIGRYEGLQHMDAGGAPAEFMRVQYAGGDRLYVPVSDMQLITRYTGGSPEHAPLHRLGSDAWDRIKRRAERQLRDVAAELLQLQARRAARTMPAIEAPPAEMSAFTARFPYRLTHDQERAVEQVLDDLAAGRPMDRLICGDVGFGKTEVALRAAFAAVFQGHQVAVLAPTTLLVEQHYRVFRDRFADWPVRVEMLTRFGAGRRNEEVRERLADGRADIVVGSHGLLNARVRFKRPGLLVVDEEHRFGVRQKERIKSLRADLHVLTLTATPIPRTLNMSLGGLRDLSLITTPPPARMAVRTFVTPWRNSLIREACGRELRRGGAVFFVHNRVRDIDRIAREVQALLGDARLEVAHGQLPDAELQRVMTDFYHRRFDVLVCTTIIESGLDIPHANTMLINRADRLGLAQLHQLRGRVGRSHHQAYAYLIRPHEKEMTADAHKRLEAIQAAGELGAGFLLATHDLEIRGAGELLGEEQSGQIQQIGFSLYNDMLSRAVQELRDSPAERPGVAAQPRADVELNLGALLPEDYMPDVNQRLSWYKRVSTAADASSLNALMVELVDRFGPAPDQAMNLFRQARIQQRMRELGIRVLQAADRGGEAEFYNHTPVDPLHLAALARRQPEEYSLRPHGALRFRADLSRPERRFGYIERLLESLEEARGSETVH is encoded by the coding sequence ATGAAGGAAACGAAGCGGTTGCGCGTGGGCGCACGCAGGTATCGCCAGGCGATGGCAAGCGCTAGGGGCCGGATCATCGCGACATTGTCCCACGAACCGCTTGTGCTTCCCCGCGATGTTCGCCTTCATAATGCGCGCCGTATGAAAGACGAACGGGCCCCCGCTGCGGCTTTGTCGGCAATACGGCCGATTGTCTGGCCGGATGGGCGCGATGTGGTGCTCCAACTGCATGGGGTCAGCGCGGGCGCGGCGCCGCTGGTCTGCGCCGGCCTGATTGACGCCGGCGTTTCGCCATGCGTACTGGTCGTGACGCCCGAGCCGGGACGCGTGGAGCAATTCATGCAGCAGGTGGCGTGGTTGCGGGGGCGCGACGAGGGCGTGGCATTCCTGCCCGACCGGGAAACGCTCGCCTACGACCTGTTCAGCCCGCATCCCGAAATCACGTCGCGGCGCCTGGAAACGCTGTCCGGCCTGCTGGTTCACGAGGCTCCTCAAACGGCGCGGACGCTGTTTGTCGCCGCACCCACGCTGCTGGACCGCCTGCCGCCGCGCGCGCAGCTTCGCCAGTGGCTGGGGGTCAGTTGCCGTACCGGGCAGGAACTGGATCCCGAAGACCTTCGGAGAAGACTCGACGAAGCGGCCTATCTTCGGGTGCCGCTGGTCAATGAGCCCGGAGAATATGCCGTGCGCGGCGCGCTGCTGGACATTTTTCCCAGCGGCTCCCCGGCGCCGGTGCGGATCGAGTTCTTTGACCGGGAGGTCGAATCCATCCGTCGGTTCAACCCGGCCTCGCAACGCAGCACCGGAAAACTGGATTCGTTCAGCCTCCTGCCAGCACGCGAACTTCCGCTGGACTCGGACAGCATCGACGGCTTCCGGGAACGATTCCGGCGGCGGTTCCCGGAAAATCCGGCGCGGGCGGAGGTTTTCCGGAAACTGGGCGAGGGCGTGGCGCCGCAGGGGGCGGAGAATTACCTGCCGCTGTTCTTCGAACGAACCGAAACCCTCTGGGACTACCTTCCGTCCGACAGCGCGGTCGTCCTTCTCCCGGGCGTCGAAACCGCTCTTGAATCGGAGTGGGAAGCCATAATGGACCGGTACCGGCAGCGGGACGGCGACCTGGAACAACCCTGCCTGCCGCCGGAAGAACTCTTCGCGCCTCCGGACCTGCACAAGACCGCCGTGGCGGGCCTGCGCAGCGTCCACTGTCGGCCCGAGTCACTGGCGGACATTGCCGTTCGGGCCGGGGCGCAGGACGTCAGTGCGCGGCCGGCGCCGATGGTGCCGTTGACCCGCAGCGACGAGCACACTTCACTGGAAGCCTACGCGCAAGCGCCCGGCCGGCGCATTCTGCTGGCCGCGGAAACTGCCGGTCAGCGCGAACTGGTTCGCGAGTTGCTGCGCGGCAGGCAACTCAAGGCGCAGGACGTCGCGTCCTGGAGCGATTTCCTGGCCTCCAATGCGCCGTTGTGCCTGGCCGAGAGCCCGCTGGATCACGGAATCGTGCTCCACGACGAGCTGACCGTGCTCACCGAACGCGAGCTGTTCGGCCGGCAGCGACCGCTTACCCGGCGCCGGCGGCGCGGGCAGCCGCCGCCCGAAGCCATACTGCAAAGCCTGGCCGACCTTGTGCCGGGAGCGCCCGTGGTGCATGAGGACCACGGCATCGGCCGTTACGAGGGATTGCAGCACATGGACGCGGGAGGCGCGCCGGCCGAGTTCATGCGCGTGCAGTACGCGGGCGGCGACCGCCTTTACGTGCCCGTGTCCGACATGCAGCTCATTACCCGCTATACCGGCGGAAGCCCCGAGCACGCTCCTCTGCACCGGCTGGGCTCGGACGCCTGGGATCGGATCAAGCGGCGCGCGGAACGCCAGTTGCGGGACGTCGCCGCCGAACTGCTGCAACTGCAGGCCCGGCGCGCCGCGCGGACCATGCCGGCCATCGAGGCCCCGCCCGCGGAGATGAGCGCATTCACGGCCCGCTTCCCCTACCGGCTTACGCACGACCAGGAACGCGCGGTGGAGCAGGTGCTGGACGATCTCGCGGCCGGCCGGCCGATGGATCGGCTGATCTGCGGAGACGTGGGTTTCGGCAAGACCGAGGTGGCGCTGCGCGCAGCCTTCGCAGCCGTATTCCAGGGCCACCAGGTGGCGGTCCTGGCGCCGACCACGCTGCTGGTCGAGCAGCATTACCGCGTGTTCCGCGACCGTTTTGCCGATTGGCCCGTCCGGGTCGAAATGCTGACCCGCTTCGGCGCCGGCCGCAGGAACGAGGAGGTGCGGGAGCGGCTTGCCGACGGGCGCGCGGACATTGTTGTCGGCTCCCACGGCCTTTTGAACGCCCGGGTGCGCTTCAAGCGTCCGGGGTTGCTGGTCGTCGACGAGGAACACCGCTTCGGCGTGCGCCAGAAGGAACGCATCAAGAGCCTGCGGGCCGACCTGCACGTCCTGACGCTCACGGCCACGCCTATTCCACGGACGCTTAACATGTCCCTGGGCGGCCTGCGCGATCTGTCATTGATCACCACGCCGCCACCGGCGCGCATGGCGGTCAGGACCTTCGTCACGCCGTGGCGCAACAGCCTGATCCGCGAGGCCTGCGGGCGGGAACTGCGCCGCGGGGGCGCCGTGTTCTTCGTCCACAACCGGGTCAGGGACATCGACCGAATCGCGCGCGAAGTGCAGGCGCTGCTCGGCGACGCGCGGCTGGAAGTGGCCCACGGCCAACTGCCTGACGCGGAACTCCAGCGCGTGATGACCGACTTCTATCACCGCCGCTTCGACGTGCTGGTGTGCACGACCATCATCGAAAGCGGACTGGACATTCCCCACGCCAACACCATGCTGATCAACCGCGCGGACCGGCTGGGGCTCGCCCAGTTGCACCAGTTGCGGGGCCGGGTCGGACGCTCCCATCACCAGGCCTACGCCTACCTGATCCGCCCGCACGAAAAGGAGATGACCGCCGACGCGCACAAGCGCCTGGAAGCGATACAGGCCGCCGGCGAACTCGGCGCCGGGTTCCTGCTCGCTACCCACGACCTGGAGATCCGGGGCGCGGGAGAACTGCTGGGCGAGGAGCAGTCGGGGCAAATACAGCAGATCGGCTTCAGCCTCTACAACGACATGCTGAGCCGGGCCGTGCAGGAGTTGCGGGACAGTCCCGCCGAGCGCCCGGGTGTCGCGGCGCAGCCGCGCGCGGACGTCGAGCTGAACCTGGGCGCGCTGCTGCCCGAGGACTACATGCCCGACGTCAACCAGCGCCTGAGCTGGTACAAGCGCGTGTCTACCGCCGCGGACGCATCAAGCCTGAACGCGCTCATGGTCGAACTCGTGGACCGCTTCGGCCCGGCGCCCGATCAGGCGATGAATCTCTTCCGGCAGGCGCGAATCCAGCAGCGCATGCGGGAGTTGGGCATACGGGTGCTGCAGGCCGCGGACCGCGGCGGCGAGGCGGAGTTCTACAACCACACGCCTGTGGACCCCCTGCATCTCGCCGCACTGGCCCGGCGGCAGCCGGAAGAATATTCCTTGCGGCCCCATGGCGCGCTCAGGTTTCGGGCCGATCTGTCCCGGCCCGAGCGGCGCTTTGGTTACATAGAACGCCTGCTTGAATCGCTTGAAGAGGCCCGCGGATCCGAAACCGTACACTAG
- a CDS encoding 3'-5' exonuclease — protein sequence MSAKLVLDIETVPDAEMGRGLYGLDDLDEGEVMRAMLHHYQQRTGLEFLPPIQHKVVAIGVVLRNDEGVRPLVLGEEDAKESELIMRFFRGLGHYVPDLVTWNGAAFDLPVLNFRALRHEIQAKNYWETGVNDRAFRFNNYLSRFHWRHTDLMDALSGFQGRGRPSLREACALLGLPGKNLMEGSSVMDAYLEGRIGDIRRYCLEDALNTYLVSIHFDYLRGNLTQDSLDDEYGLLIDVLKSSGEQHLTEFARKLEAEPEDRKEAADAESAGDAGSDDDQPAADPQPGEAAREESATVH from the coding sequence ATGAGTGCGAAACTGGTTCTTGACATTGAAACGGTCCCGGATGCCGAAATGGGGCGGGGGCTGTACGGACTGGACGACCTGGACGAGGGTGAGGTGATGCGCGCCATGCTGCATCACTATCAGCAGCGCACAGGCCTGGAGTTCCTTCCTCCGATTCAGCACAAGGTGGTGGCGATCGGTGTCGTGCTTCGCAACGACGAAGGGGTGCGGCCGCTGGTGCTCGGTGAGGAGGATGCCAAGGAATCCGAACTGATCATGCGTTTTTTCCGCGGGCTCGGGCACTACGTTCCCGACCTGGTTACCTGGAACGGGGCCGCTTTCGACCTGCCGGTGCTGAACTTCCGCGCGCTGCGCCACGAGATCCAGGCCAAGAACTACTGGGAAACCGGAGTGAACGACCGGGCCTTCCGCTTCAACAACTACCTGTCGCGTTTCCACTGGCGGCATACCGACCTTATGGATGCGTTGTCCGGCTTTCAGGGTCGCGGGCGGCCAAGCCTGCGAGAAGCCTGCGCGCTGCTCGGCCTGCCCGGCAAAAACCTGATGGAAGGATCAAGCGTCATGGACGCCTACCTCGAAGGGAGGATCGGCGACATCCGACGCTATTGCCTTGAGGACGCGCTGAACACCTACCTCGTGTCCATCCACTTTGACTACCTTCGGGGAAACCTGACGCAGGACAGCCTGGATGACGAGTACGGACTGCTGATCGATGTGCTCAAGTCAAGCGGCGAGCAGCACCTGACGGAGTTTGCCCGCAAGCTGGAGGCCGAACCCGAGGATCGGAAGGAGGCCGCCGACGCGGAATCTGCCGGCGATGCGGGTTCGGATGACGATCAGCCCGCTGCGGACCCGCAGCCGGGAGAAGCCGCCAGGGAAGAATCGGCGACCGTTCACTAG
- a CDS encoding S-methyl-5'-thioinosine phosphorylase, giving the protein MAIDGLAVISGAPAERLGMGPPESPAPTEDQPYGPPSAPVEIRRLNRVPVLYLNRHGADYAIAPHRINYRANLKALAEAGARRILGVHSVGGIAAEAVPGAIVIPHDLIDYTHSRETSFAQDGAGKSAFVEFANPFDANMRRGLVAAAEGTDCIVRGVYGAMQGPRLETAAEIDRLEQDGCTLVGMTLMPEAVLARELGIPYVSLSLVTNHAAGRNRQGEMAGIIEQHAVWLDTGLKRARELLLRWLTEPRAHPR; this is encoded by the coding sequence ATGGCGATTGACGGGCTGGCGGTGATTTCGGGTGCTCCGGCGGAGCGGCTGGGCATGGGGCCGCCGGAGAGTCCGGCGCCGACAGAGGATCAGCCCTATGGCCCGCCTTCGGCGCCCGTGGAGATACGGCGGCTCAATCGGGTTCCGGTTCTCTACCTGAACAGGCACGGCGCGGACTACGCGATCGCGCCTCATCGGATCAACTATCGCGCCAACCTAAAGGCCCTGGCCGAGGCCGGCGCCAGGCGCATTCTGGGCGTTCATTCGGTGGGCGGCATCGCCGCGGAGGCCGTCCCCGGCGCCATCGTCATACCGCATGACCTGATCGACTACACCCACTCGCGCGAGACCAGCTTCGCTCAGGACGGTGCGGGCAAGAGCGCGTTCGTCGAGTTCGCGAACCCTTTCGACGCGAACATGCGTAGGGGCCTGGTCGCGGCCGCTGAAGGCACGGACTGCATTGTGCGGGGCGTCTACGGCGCGATGCAGGGTCCGCGGCTGGAAACCGCCGCGGAAATCGACCGGCTGGAACAGGACGGATGCACGCTGGTGGGCATGACCCTGATGCCGGAGGCGGTGCTGGCCCGCGAACTGGGCATTCCCTATGTCTCCCTGTCACTGGTGACCAACCATGCCGCCGGCCGGAACAGGCAAGGCGAAATGGCCGGCATCATCGAACAGCACGCCGTCTGGCTGGACACGGGCCTCAAGCGCGCCCGGGAGTTGCTGCTCCGCTGGCTCACCGAACCGCGCGCGCACCCACGGTAG
- the nagZ gene encoding beta-N-acetylhexosaminidase: MIDLEGLALQSAEADLLRHEAVGGVILFSRNYRLPGQVRSLVASIRSAAERPVLVAIDQEGGRVQRMRSGFSVLPPARVLGEVHDSDPGRAMELARARGRLLALELDAVGIDFSFAPVVDVDHGRSGVIGDRALHGDPEVVSILGTAFVQGAASGGMACVAKHFPGHGWVAADSHVELPVDERDYPALLADLVPFERLFAAGAGAVMTAHVQYPAVDDPTPCYSQRWLGEELRRRLGFSGAIFADDLSMHGAGQAGDLGQRVEAALEAGCDMLPICNDPEGVRELLRDWRFDISPGSATRLNRLRRAA, encoded by the coding sequence ATGATCGATCTCGAGGGCCTGGCCCTGCAGTCGGCGGAGGCGGACCTGTTGCGCCACGAAGCAGTCGGCGGCGTCATCCTGTTCAGCCGCAATTACCGGCTTCCGGGCCAGGTGCGCAGCCTGGTTGCCTCCATTCGATCCGCCGCCGAACGTCCCGTGTTGGTCGCCATCGACCAGGAGGGCGGCCGGGTCCAGCGCATGCGCTCGGGTTTCTCCGTCCTGCCGCCGGCCCGCGTTCTCGGCGAGGTCCACGATTCCGATCCCGGCCGGGCCATGGAGCTGGCCCGCGCACGCGGCCGCCTGCTGGCGCTGGAACTGGATGCGGTCGGTATCGACTTCAGCTTTGCGCCGGTTGTGGACGTGGACCACGGCAGGAGCGGCGTGATCGGCGACCGCGCCCTGCACGGCGATCCCGAAGTCGTGTCGATTCTCGGCACGGCCTTCGTTCAGGGCGCCGCTTCCGGCGGCATGGCCTGCGTGGCCAAGCACTTTCCGGGTCATGGCTGGGTAGCGGCCGATTCCCACGTCGAGCTGCCGGTGGACGAGCGGGACTACCCCGCATTGCTTGCCGATCTTGTGCCCTTCGAGCGGCTTTTCGCGGCCGGCGCGGGGGCGGTCATGACCGCGCATGTGCAGTATCCCGCGGTGGACGATCCCACGCCCTGCTATTCGCAACGGTGGTTGGGCGAAGAGCTGCGCCGGCGCTTGGGTTTTTCCGGCGCGATCTTTGCCGACGATCTTTCCATGCACGGGGCGGGTCAGGCCGGCGATCTCGGACAGCGCGTGGAGGCCGCCCTGGAGGCCGGGTGCGACATGCTGCCGATCTGCAACGACCCCGAGGGTGTGCGCGAACTCCTGAGGGACTGGCGCTTCGACATCAGCCCAGGTTCCGCCACGCGTCTGAATCGCCTGCGCCGCGCCGCTTGA
- a CDS encoding FtsX-like permease family protein, with translation MIRPLALAIAWRYLRAPTRNRFVSFIGLASVIGLALGVASLIVVIAVMDGFAAELRERLLRFDAQVSVLAEDGLGEWRETAEELAALPGVRRVGPVVELEALLVSRRRYAGVQLLGIAADPAMQAAPYGQSVIAGSFADLHANAGGLALGRYLADTLGVRVGDTVRVLIPRPNGAAPSLRDLPVSAVFVAGNAGPDSSLALAGLPIVSELAGLEGRVSALQVSGSDPYETPAVVEAWAAGSERVGAESLTTRSWMQQHEALFRTVELERLAMGALLFTIIAVAAFNIVATLVMSVNERRSEIAILATLGARTPTIMAVFSLQGLLAGIIGVGLGGALGVWLTLNVDAAMQFLENLFGFDFLPAESFYLTGVPYELTATLVITVTGLALLLSTLASWYPSRHAARVDPAGILRYE, from the coding sequence ATGATCCGGCCCCTAGCGCTTGCCATCGCCTGGCGATACCTGCGTGCGCCCACGCGCAACCGCTTCGTTTCCTTCATCGGCCTGGCTTCCGTAATCGGTCTGGCCTTGGGAGTAGCCTCGTTGATCGTCGTGATTGCGGTAATGGACGGCTTCGCCGCCGAATTGCGCGAACGGCTGCTCAGGTTTGACGCCCAGGTGAGCGTGCTCGCCGAAGACGGGCTGGGCGAATGGCGCGAAACCGCGGAAGAACTGGCGGCATTGCCAGGTGTCCGGCGGGTCGGTCCGGTGGTGGAACTGGAAGCGCTGCTCGTCTCCAGGCGGCGCTATGCCGGCGTGCAGTTGCTGGGAATAGCCGCCGATCCAGCCATGCAGGCAGCGCCGTACGGCCAGTCCGTCATCGCGGGATCCTTCGCCGATCTGCACGCCAATGCCGGTGGGCTGGCGCTCGGACGCTACCTTGCGGACACGCTGGGCGTGCGCGTGGGCGACACCGTCCGGGTGCTGATCCCCCGGCCCAACGGCGCCGCGCCGAGCCTGCGGGACCTTCCGGTCAGCGCGGTATTCGTTGCGGGCAACGCCGGGCCGGACAGCAGCCTGGCGCTGGCGGGTCTGCCGATCGTTTCGGAACTCGCCGGCCTTGAAGGCCGGGTCAGCGCGCTGCAGGTGAGCGGCAGCGATCCGTATGAAACGCCGGCCGTGGTGGAAGCCTGGGCGGCAGGCTCCGAACGGGTCGGCGCCGAAAGCCTGACGACGCGCTCCTGGATGCAGCAGCATGAGGCGTTGTTCCGAACCGTGGAACTGGAACGCCTGGCCATGGGTGCGCTGCTGTTCACGATCATCGCGGTGGCCGCGTTCAACATCGTTGCTACGCTGGTCATGTCGGTCAACGAGCGCCGCAGCGAGATTGCCATTCTGGCTACCCTCGGAGCCCGAACGCCCACCATCATGGCGGTTTTTTCGCTGCAGGGCCTGTTGGCGGGAATCATCGGGGTGGGCCTGGGAGGCGCGCTGGGCGTCTGGCTGACGCTGAACGTGGACGCTGCGATGCAGTTCCTTGAAAACCTCTTCGGGTTCGACTTCCTGCCGGCGGAGTCCTTCTATCTCACCGGAGTGCCTTACGAATTGACCGCGACGCTCGTCATTACGGTGACCGGGCTGGCGCTGCTGCTGTCGA
- a CDS encoding holo-ACP synthase → MIYGIGTDLLRIDRVERVYRRFGDRFVRRVLMDSEQREFAAAKRPARFLAMRFAAKEAIVKALGTGFRHGMWVRDSGVRHDRRGRPEIIFSPRGKAACAAAGVSGGYLSLTDEAGLVVATAILVSGDSG, encoded by the coding sequence ATGATTTACGGAATCGGAACGGACCTGCTGCGGATCGATCGCGTCGAGCGCGTATACAGGCGGTTCGGCGACCGGTTCGTCCGCCGCGTATTGATGGATTCCGAACAGCGAGAATTCGCCGCCGCAAAGAGACCTGCGCGTTTTCTGGCCATGCGGTTCGCCGCCAAGGAAGCGATCGTAAAGGCGCTGGGCACGGGGTTTCGCCACGGAATGTGGGTCCGCGATTCCGGAGTGCGGCATGACCGCAGGGGCCGCCCGGAGATCATCTTTTCACCTCGCGGCAAGGCTGCGTGCGCCGCCGCCGGAGTCAGCGGCGGTTACCTGAGTTTGACTGACGAAGCCGGCCTGGTTGTGGCGACGGCGATACTGGTATCGGGGGACAGCGGATGA